The genomic region CTGGGTGAAGCGGATGCGGTCGAACTGGCGACGACGGGCCGCTTCGGAGCCACCAAAGTCCTCCACGCCGCCGACGCACGCCTGAACGAAGGCAACACGATGGCCTACGCCTCGGCCGTGGCCGCCGCCGCCGAAAAAGAAGGGGCCAGCGTCATTGTTCTGGCCAAATCGGCCCTCGGCGACGCGATGGCCGCTCGTCTGGCCGGCAAGCTGAAAGCGGGTCTGGCCGCCAACGTCATCGACCTGCCCAACGTGTCGAACGGCTTCCGGGTCAAGCGGAGCATTTACACGGGCAAGGCGTTTGCCGAAACGAGCCTGACGGCCGACCGCAAGATTCTGGCTATCAAGAAAAACACCATTACGCCGGAAGAAAAAGAAGCCACGGCCCAGGTAGAAGCCTTCCAGCCGACCCTGAATGACGCCGATTTCGGCGCCGTTCAGGTGACCAAAACCGAAAAAGCGACGGGGGACGTTCTGCTGCCGGAGGCCGACCTCGTGGTGTCGGCGGGCCGCGGGCTGAAAGGGCCCGAGAACTGGGGCATCGTGGAAGACCTCGCCAAGGCGCTCGGAGCCGCCACGGCCTGCTCGAAGCCCGTATCCGACCTCGACTGGCGTCCGCACCACGAGCACGTCGGCCAGACCGGCATCAAGGTAAGCCCGAATCTGTACATCGCGGCGGGAATTTCGGGGGCCATTCAGCACCTGGCCGGTGTAAACTCTTCGAAGGTGATCGTGGTTATCAACAAGGACCCCGAAGCGCCTTTCTTCAAATCGGCGGACTATGGAATCGTCGGCGACGTTTTTGACGTTCTGCCGCGCCTCACAAAGGCCGTGAAGGGAAGCTGAAAAACAGTCGTAAGTCGTAAGTCAGCCGGTCGTAAGGGACTCCTCAAAATAAACTGCGGGGACCTGACGACTTGTTGACTTACGACTTACGACTATTTCCCGACTTTTTTTATAATTTCGCGCCGTGGAGAAGATTAAACTTGAAATATTAGGCCTTTCGCCCAGCCAGTCGCAGTCAGGCTCATTTGCATTGGTGTTGGGAGAGGAATATGGTAACCGGCGGTTGCCCATTATCATCGGTATGTTTGAAGCCCAGGCAATCGCCATCGAAATCGAGAAGATTGTCCCCAACCGGCCGATGACGCACGACTTGTTCAAGTCCTTTGCGGAGAAGTTTAATTATACCGTCCGGGAAATCGTGATTTCGGATTTGCGGGAGGGTATTTTCTTTGCGCGCATTGTCTGCACGGACGGCACCCGCGATTCGGTTTACGTCGATGCCCGTCCTTCCGACGCTATCGCCATCGGCATCCGGTTCAACGTTCCCATTTATACGTACGAAAATATCCTTTCGGAAGCGGGCATCACGGCCAGCGTCGCGGAAGAAAGCGATAATCCGGAAGAACTCGTTCCGCAGTCGGTCCGGCAGACGCGCTCGCTGTCGGAGCAACTAAAAGACATGTCGTACGACGAACTGTCCAAAATGCTCGACGAAGCCCTGGCGAAAGAAGAATACGAAAAAGCCGCCAAGATTCGGGACGAAATGAGTCGCCGGAATTAAGGCATCCCTTTCTGAACTCCAAAGCCCCAGCCCGACCGGCCGGGGCTTTTTATTTTTCGAAACATTTTAATTACCGAAATAGACTTTTTTGGGTAAATATCTACAAATCAATGCTTAAGAGGATGACAATATCGCTAAACGCCGATATTTCCTTAACCCCTAAACTCCTCTGCCGCCATGCTCACCGAAAAGCAATCCTCTACCTTCTCGGACGATCCCGAACGCAAGTCCCAGCGTTTCGCCGCCCTGGCTACCCTGCTCCTGTTTCTCGCGCTCGGTTTCGGAATCTACCAGTGGAACCGGGGCAATACCCTTACCCGGTCGAACGAAACGCTCACCGATCAGGTCGATTCCCTCAAAATTCTGCGCGACGGCCTCACCCGCGAAATTCAGGCCGTATCCACCCAGCTCGAAACGGCCCGCACCCAGAACAGCAGCCTGTCGGCCAGCCTCACCGGCTTAAACGAGAAGCTGGCGGAACGGGACCGGGTACTGGCCCGGCTCCGGGCCGAAAACAACAGCATTCCTTCGCTCCGGCGGCAGGTGCTCCAGCTGAGCCAGGTCAAGGCCTCCCTGACGGAGGAACTCGACAAGCTGCGGCAGGATAACACCCGACTGGCGGAAGAAAACACCCGGCTGCGCGAGGAAAACCGCCAGCTCACGTCCCAGAACGACGACCTCCGCAACCGGCCCGAAGAGCCCGAAAAGGAAGCCCCGACCGGCCCGCTGCTGAAAGCCAATGCCCTGCGGGTGGAGGTCGTGCAGCGCCGCGACCGGCTGACGGTCAGGGCCCGCCGCGCCCGGGAGATTGCGGTGATGGTCGAGCTGCCGAAAGAACTGCAGTCGGAAGAGCCGAACCAGATGCTTTATCTGAGCATGAAGGATGTGCAGCAGCGACCGCTGGAAGATAAAGAAGCCCGGAAAATGACCATCGATGTGCCGGGCGTAATGAATCCGGTCACCGTTCACCTGGCCCAGAAAGTAGATTTCCAGAAAAATCCGCAGCGCATTACCCTCAAGTATAAGCCCGACGAAAAACTCAAAGCGGGCATTTACGCCGCCGAGCTTTTCACAGAACAGGCTTTCCTGGGCCGGGTCGAATTCCGGTTGCGGTAGCATAAAGGAGGCACACGTCCGGCCCGGACGTGTGCCTCCCGAACGAATCACCCGATGACCGGCTCGCCGACCAGCGGAAAAACCCGGCGCACCACCCGGCCTTCCAGCCGACGTTTCAGGCCGGTTAGCGAGTCTTTAAGATGCTGGGTAAACAACTCCTCCGTCAGCGCCGGCAGTAACTGGTAGATTCCGGTTGGCTGCAGTGTCAGTTCGTAAGTAAGGCGGGTGCCCTCGCCCTGCGGCTCAAACAGGCGCTGGCCCGAAAAAGGCATTCCGGAATCAAGGGTCCGGAATGCCAGTCGGCGGTTGGGCTCGACGGCTTCCAGTTCCATTTTAGTGATCAGCGAGGTTCCCATAAACGAAAGCGCTTCCTGCACCTGCATGCCCGGAAAGGGCAACCCTCCCCCCTGCGCCTGAATCGCGACGACGCCCGCGCGCCAGAGTGCATCGTATTGAAAATTCCCGGCAAGCTGAAAAACCTCGGCTACCGGCCGGTTGATAAATTGGGAAACCCGAATTCTGATCATGGTCGTGTTGTTTCTGTTCGCTCAAAATTGGTTTTTTGCGAAACAACGCCCAACCGCCTCCCCCGCGAAACGGAAATTCCGGCCGACGAAACGGCACACCAACCTCCTGATTGTGAATACCTAAGCACCTCCTCCGCTCCTTTACCTCGCCGCCCCGTCAAACCGGTCTGATGCCCCTTTTTTGTCGGTTTCAGGAAAGATTTTTTCCGTTTGGCCGCCTCCCGAACTGGCGTCCGGCGACGGTTCTCCCACCTTTGGGCCTGTAAACAACAACCCGCAGCCGCTCCAGGCTCCGCATATGAAAACCACGATTTGCCTATCCATCTTACTGATCAGGGCAGCTTTTACGCTTCAGGCTCAGTCCGTTACCCACCGGGGCGTGGTCCTCGACGGGCAGAGCGGCGAACCCATTCCGGCGGCCACCGTCCGACTGAAAGCCCAGTCGGTAGGCACGGTGACGGACGCGCAGGGCAGGTTTGTGCTGCCGGGCCGCCAAAGCACCGACAGCCTGGAAGTCAGCAGCGTGGGCTACGAAAGTCGCCTCGTTGTATCCGCCGAAAAACTGGTGGTTTCGCTACCGCCAAGAATTGAAGACCTGCAGCCGGTGGTGGTAACGGCCAGCCGCGAGGCGCAGGCTCGTTCGGAAGCGCCGATGGCCATCAGTCGCCTGTCGGCCCTGTTGTTGCAGGAAACCAAACCGGTCAACCTCTACGAAGTCATCAACAAAACGCCCGGCGTGGTCATGCCAAACCTCGGCAACGAACAGCATTCGATGGGCATCCGCCAGCCGTTTGGCACCCAGGCGTATTATCTGTACCTGGAAGACGGGCTGCCCGTGCGGCCGATGGGCGTTTTTAACCACAACGCCCTGATCGAAATGAATCCGTTTGCGGTGAGTTCGGTCGAAGTGGTCAAAGGGCCGGTTTCCTCGCTGTATGGTCCCGAGGCGGTCGGCGGCGCGGTGAATTTTATGACGCACCGGCCGACCGCCGTGCCGGTCGTTCGGGCGGGCGTTCTGGGCGATGGCTGGGGCTACCGCCGGGCGCAGGTGGCTGGCGGGGGCATGCTTTCTTCCAAACTGGGCGTTTTCGTCGCCGGGGCGCTCACCCGGCAGCGGGACGGCTGGCAGGCCCAGAGCGATTTTGACAGAGCTTCCCTGACCACCCGCCTCGAATACGCCTTCACCGACCGGACCCGGCTGACGGGCACGGTGGCCTACAACCAGTATCACACCCAGACAAGCGGCAGCGTCGATAGTCTGGGGTACTACAGCCGGAATTACGCCAGCACGACCGATTTCACCTACCGGGATGTCCGTTCGCTGCGCTCCCGTCTGACGCTCGAACACCGCTGGACGGCCCGGAGCGAGAGCTTCGTCACGACGTTTTACCGCGATAACAGCCTGAAACAAAACCCGAACTATAGCATTCGCTGGAAATCGGGTGCCAGCACGGCGACGGGCGAAATCAACGAGAACCGCTTTCACAGCCTCGGGCTGATGGCGCAGCACAGCCAGCGGTTTGCGTGGCTCGACAGCCGCCTGCTCGCGGGGGCGCTGCTCGACAATTCGCCCAACACGTATTACGCTTACCAAACCGAGCTGGAAGCCCTTCTGCGCCCCGACAAACGCTCCGTCGAGCGGTACAGACAGTTGCGCGAACGTCCCGACCAGTACCTGAGCCGTTACGAAGCGGTGATTCACAACCGGGCCGTTTATGCCCAGCTTGATTTTGCACCGCTGGCCCGGCTGCGGATTTCGGCGGGTGCCCGCTTCGACCGGATGGCGTTTGATTACGAGAATTTTCTGGACAAGGCCACGGGCACCAAAGCCTACAATCAGTTGACGCCCAAACTGGGGCTGACCTACGATTGGGGGCAGGGCCGCGGGTTGTACGCCAATCTGAGCCGCGGTTTCTCGCCGCCGGGTCTGACGGCCATTTTCCGGAAAAACGCCAACGCCACGGCCGGTCAGCCGCCGTTCTACTACCATCTGCAGGCGGCACAGTTCGATAATATGGAAATCGGCGGCTGGGCGACGTTCCTCCACCGGAAAGTATACTTCGACTGGGCGGTTTACCAGATGAAAGGCCGGAACGAACTGCTGAGCATCCGCCAACCGGACAATTCCACGGACTATCAGAGCGCGGGCCGGACCCTGCACCGGGGCTTTGAATACAGCCTCACGTTCAAGCCCTCCGCGCAGTGGTTTTTCCGCTTCGGCGGCACCAATGCGGTCCACCGGTTCGAAGATTTTGCCCTGAGCAACCGGCAGACCGACGCCGTCCGGAATCTGAAAGGCTATGACATGCCGCAGGCCCCCCGCTGGATTGCCAACACCGAACTGACGTACAAGCCCCGCTGGGCCAAAGGGTTGCGCATGGCCGTGGAGTGGCAGCGGTTGAGTCCCTGGTACCAGAACCAGCTGAACACCGTCCGGTACGAAGACCGGGGCGCCTTTGGCGCGCGCGGGGTCAGCGTCCTCAACCTGCGCACCGGCTACGTCTGGAAAGCTTTTGAATTTTACGCCAATGTACTGAACCTGACGGACGAGCTGTACGCCAACAACGCGACCCGGGGCAATGCCGCTACCGACCGGACGACGTTTACCCCGGCCGCTCCGCGTACCGTTGTGCTCGGCCTGCAATACCAGTTTTCCCGTCATTAATCCACATCCACCATGAAATCGCTATTTTTTCTTGCGGCTCTCCTCCTTCAGAGCTTCTATTCCTTCGGGACAGACCCAATCAGGGTCAACAATGCCCAGTTTCCCCGCCTGTTTGCCAACGAACGGGGCCAGCCGGTGATGAGCTGGGTGGAACGGACATCCCAGGCCGTCGCTCTTGTTTACCGCATTTCGCCGGACGGCGGCCTGACGTTTCGGGAACCCGTTCGTATCCTGCTGCCGGGCACAACGGCGGCTCATGGCGAAGATGTTCCGAAGCTGATCTTCAAAGGCGACGGCACCCGGATGGTGGTTTATAGTCTGCCCAAACCCATGCCGGATGCCACTCGGGCCGGGAATCTGCTGTACCAGCTTTCGCGCGATGGCAAAACCTGGTCCGCAGCCAGGCCCGTTCACCGGGATACCACCGCCGGAAAAAGTCACTCGTACGCCGAGATGACGCGCCTGCCCAACGGCGAAATCGGCCTTATCTGGCTCGACGACAAACTGCCCGGTCGGGAAGGCCGGACGGTCCGGTTCACGCAGACACTGCCCACGGGCGGCTTCGGTGCGGAAGTCATCATCGATTCGAGCGCCTGTCCCTGCTGCCGCCCCGGTATTGCCGTCGATGGCCGGGGCCGGATTTACCTGACGTACCGTGATTTGCTGCCCGGAGGCACGCGCGACATCAGCTTCGTGGTCTCGGCGGACGGTGGTCAGTCGTTCAGCCAGCCCAAAACCCTGGGTGACGATCGGTGGAACGTGAACGCCTGCCCGCATTCGGGACCGCAGCTGGTTGCCCAGGGCGAGTTGGTCTACGCCACCTGGTACTCCGGCGCAGCCGGTCGGGAAGGCGTGCGCATGGCCCGGCTCGACCAACCCGACCAGCCTGCCCTGCTGCCCGGAGCGCACCGGACCCCTCCGCAGCTTGGCAGCGGAGGGGCTAACCGAATGGCGCTGGCCTGGGAAGAAATGGTGGGTGAGGCCCCGGACGGCTACCGGCAGGTCATGGTGCGGATGACTTCCGAAACCGGCGGGCGGCAGACGGTCCCCGTATCGACTCCGGGGGAACTGACTTCCCTGCCTGTACTACTGTCTGCCGATACCGGGCTGCTGGTCGCCTATCAGGTCTGGATGGGGCAGGAAAGTCAGGTTGTGCTGAAGCGTATTCCTTTTTTTTAACCATAAACAATTTAAGTTATGATGAATCTGTTTGCTGCGGCCCTCGTAGCGGCCAGCGCTTTCTTTGGGGCGGAAGAGACGCCCGGAAGCGTAAAGAAGCCCGCTCCGTCGGTTCGCTATGGTGAAACGGTGGCGCTCGGCAAGGGCACCCTCCGCTCCTTCGTCCGCCTCGACGCCCAGGGCAATCCCGCCCAGATTGGCGTAGCCGTTTCGGAAGCGGCTCTGAACTCTCTGCCCGCCGAAGACAAATTTCTGGTGGTGCACATGCCCGCAGGCAGTGAAAAAACGCTCATTCAGCACGTGTCCTTTAACTGGATGCCGCATGGGCACGAACCGGATGGCGTGTACAACGTGCCGCATTTCGACTGCCATTTTTACATGACTTCCAACGAAGAGCGAATGGGCATCGTGGCCGATGACCCGCGCTTTGCCAAAAATCCGGAGCCGGAATACGTTCCGCAGGGTTTTGTCCGGGTGCATCCGCTGCCGCAGATGGGAGTTCACTGGGTTGACCCCACCAGCACGGAATTTCAGGGCAAGCCATTCACAACAACCTTTATTTATGGCTCTCTCGACGGGCGGGTAACGTTTCTGGAACCCATGTTTACCCTGGATTTCCTCCGGAAAGTGAAAGACGAACGCCTGCCGGTCAAACAGCCCCAGAAAGTTGCCCGGACCGGGTACTACCCGACGGAGTACCGCTACGTGTATAATGCCGCCGAAAAGCAGTACGAAATCATTCTGGACAAGCTTCAGAACCGTCCGTAGGCGTTTGCCGAACAGCGGAAAGGCCGGCGAAACCATTCGTCGGCCTTTCCGCTGTTCGGTCCTGTCGAAACGTTGCGCCTAAACCCTTTGCAGGCTGAGAGAAACTTTTATTTTTGTCGTGTTGATGGCCGACCCACCCGAATTCCCGGTTCGGCCGACTCACATGACTTTCGAGAGAAAACTCAGGATTCTTGGCCCCTTCGTGCTTTTTCTAGTCGGAACGCTCTTTTTCCGGCTTGACTGGTATTTTGAGCTTTCTTTGTCGACGCTGGTCCGGGCGGACCTGGTAGCCCTGACGGCGGGCTACATCTGCTGGGAGCTGGCGCGCTGGGTTATTCAACGCCTCCAGAAACGGTTTCCC from Tellurirhabdus rosea harbors:
- a CDS encoding sialidase family protein, with translation MKSLFFLAALLLQSFYSFGTDPIRVNNAQFPRLFANERGQPVMSWVERTSQAVALVYRISPDGGLTFREPVRILLPGTTAAHGEDVPKLIFKGDGTRMVVYSLPKPMPDATRAGNLLYQLSRDGKTWSAARPVHRDTTAGKSHSYAEMTRLPNGEIGLIWLDDKLPGREGRTVRFTQTLPTGGFGAEVIIDSSACPCCRPGIAVDGRGRIYLTYRDLLPGGTRDISFVVSADGGQSFSQPKTLGDDRWNVNACPHSGPQLVAQGELVYATWYSGAAGREGVRMARLDQPDQPALLPGAHRTPPQLGSGGANRMALAWEEMVGEAPDGYRQVMVRMTSETGGRQTVPVSTPGELTSLPVLLSADTGLLVAYQVWMGQESQVVLKRIPFF
- a CDS encoding DUF5602 domain-containing protein, yielding MMNLFAAALVAASAFFGAEETPGSVKKPAPSVRYGETVALGKGTLRSFVRLDAQGNPAQIGVAVSEAALNSLPAEDKFLVVHMPAGSEKTLIQHVSFNWMPHGHEPDGVYNVPHFDCHFYMTSNEERMGIVADDPRFAKNPEPEYVPQGFVRVHPLPQMGVHWVDPTSTEFQGKPFTTTFIYGSLDGRVTFLEPMFTLDFLRKVKDERLPVKQPQKVARTGYYPTEYRYVYNAAEKQYEIILDKLQNRP
- a CDS encoding electron transfer flavoprotein subunit alpha/FixB family protein gives rise to the protein MSVLIFIELDEKAVRKSSLEAVYYGSKVAEMMGTSATAIALGEADAVELATTGRFGATKVLHAADARLNEGNTMAYASAVAAAAEKEGASVIVLAKSALGDAMAARLAGKLKAGLAANVIDLPNVSNGFRVKRSIYTGKAFAETSLTADRKILAIKKNTITPEEKEATAQVEAFQPTLNDADFGAVQVTKTEKATGDVLLPEADLVVSAGRGLKGPENWGIVEDLAKALGAATACSKPVSDLDWRPHHEHVGQTGIKVSPNLYIAAGISGAIQHLAGVNSSKVIVVINKDPEAPFFKSADYGIVGDVFDVLPRLTKAVKGS
- a CDS encoding TonB-dependent receptor, translated to MKTTICLSILLIRAAFTLQAQSVTHRGVVLDGQSGEPIPAATVRLKAQSVGTVTDAQGRFVLPGRQSTDSLEVSSVGYESRLVVSAEKLVVSLPPRIEDLQPVVVTASREAQARSEAPMAISRLSALLLQETKPVNLYEVINKTPGVVMPNLGNEQHSMGIRQPFGTQAYYLYLEDGLPVRPMGVFNHNALIEMNPFAVSSVEVVKGPVSSLYGPEAVGGAVNFMTHRPTAVPVVRAGVLGDGWGYRRAQVAGGGMLSSKLGVFVAGALTRQRDGWQAQSDFDRASLTTRLEYAFTDRTRLTGTVAYNQYHTQTSGSVDSLGYYSRNYASTTDFTYRDVRSLRSRLTLEHRWTARSESFVTTFYRDNSLKQNPNYSIRWKSGASTATGEINENRFHSLGLMAQHSQRFAWLDSRLLAGALLDNSPNTYYAYQTELEALLRPDKRSVERYRQLRERPDQYLSRYEAVIHNRAVYAQLDFAPLARLRISAGARFDRMAFDYENFLDKATGTKAYNQLTPKLGLTYDWGQGRGLYANLSRGFSPPGLTAIFRKNANATAGQPPFYYHLQAAQFDNMEIGGWATFLHRKVYFDWAVYQMKGRNELLSIRQPDNSTDYQSAGRTLHRGFEYSLTFKPSAQWFFRFGGTNAVHRFEDFALSNRQTDAVRNLKGYDMPQAPRWIANTELTYKPRWAKGLRMAVEWQRLSPWYQNQLNTVRYEDRGAFGARGVSVLNLRTGYVWKAFEFYANVLNLTDELYANNATRGNAATDRTTFTPAAPRTVVLGLQYQFSRH
- a CDS encoding SRPBCC family protein, translated to MIRIRVSQFINRPVAEVFQLAGNFQYDALWRAGVVAIQAQGGGLPFPGMQVQEALSFMGTSLITKMELEAVEPNRRLAFRTLDSGMPFSGQRLFEPQGEGTRLTYELTLQPTGIYQLLPALTEELFTQHLKDSLTGLKRRLEGRVVRRVFPLVGEPVIG
- a CDS encoding bifunctional nuclease family protein; protein product: MEKIKLEILGLSPSQSQSGSFALVLGEEYGNRRLPIIIGMFEAQAIAIEIEKIVPNRPMTHDLFKSFAEKFNYTVREIVISDLREGIFFARIVCTDGTRDSVYVDARPSDAIAIGIRFNVPIYTYENILSEAGITASVAEESDNPEELVPQSVRQTRSLSEQLKDMSYDELSKMLDEALAKEEYEKAAKIRDEMSRRN